GATCCCAATCCAAACGAATAGACAATCTTACCTGGGTCCAGGGTCTTATAACGCCCCGTGATCTTCCCCGCCTCATACATGGTCATCATGGACTCAACCAGCATTTCTGAGTGAACACCCAGGTCTTTGAGGTCAGATTTAGCGATCATCTCGCCAACTGCGCGCGGAACGCCACCAATGCCGAGTTGAATACAAGCTCCATTAGGGATCTCCTCAATTATGTACTCCGCAATTTTTGCATCCTCAGGTGAAACTGGAGCTGCTTGAATGTCCGGCAGCGGATTGTCAGCCCGGGGGTCTTCAACAATCATATCCACCTCGGAGATATGAATGCATTCTTCAAATCCCCCGAGCGCTTTAGGCATGGAAGGGTTGATCTCGACAATCACCTTTTCCGCCATATCACACACAGCTTTGACAAATGTGGCCTGTGGTCCAAAGTTGAAATATACGTGTTTGTCCATCGGGGTGACACTAAGCATGGCGACATTGACCTTGCTGTACCCCATTCGGAACCAATCGGGGCTCTGGCCGAACTGCGACGGGACATAGTAGCACAAACCCTGGTCATGCAACTGACGCTCGGGACCAGTCATGTGCCCACTGTTATAGCGAAAATGCGTCGTGGTTGGATCGGCTTCTACGGTATAGAATTTACGCATGCAGGTGGCGCAGTGGATGTTCACGTCATAGAGTTCATCTTTCCGCTTGGCCAGTTCCATGTCCAGCGCAGTAGGCTTAGTGAAACTGTATCCGTAGCGAACCCAGTCACCCGACTTAACCACCTTTACTGCTTCTTCCGCCGTTACCAATTTGCTGCGATACATCTCCATCAGGTCGCTCACGATTTTTCCTCCTCTCAATTCACAATACAATTACGCTACAAAAATGCGTAATTAATAATCCAACCTCTTACTAAAAACCCTGACTAAATGGTTTCGTCTATCTCGCCTTCATTCATCCCAGCCTCATAACGCTTATATCCTTCGATATTAGTTCCTTGCTCAACAGAGTTAATTAGTTTAGCCACTACATTCATCCGTTTCATTTACAAAACCGGGGCACTCTAATAACTTCACCTCCTCCGTTCTGATTTCCCGTAGTGCTCAGGTAAATAAAAAAACCAACACGCTAGAGCCCTGCAGACTCCATAGTGTTGGTTTATCGGCAGCCAGTGTCATCACACTCTCCGCCAAAATCCACCGTCTTTCGGTTTTATTGTGCGTATATGCTCGGAATATTGTCTCGAAATAAATACTTTATCTTGGAATAGTATTTCTATAAAAAGTATAATATCCCTGCTAAAAAATTTTTGTTTCTTAACTTTTTTAGGCAGAATTTTTTTGGTATGTCTTGAATAAAAAGACCAACCCCTTTTGAATTATAATTATATTAATTCGCAGGGGTTGGTCATTTGCGATCAAGGTTTTCCGCATCTACCGCTTCTTACCAACCTCATCATTCTAATTAGAACCTTCCCCTGGCCTGCACATGCCTCAGGCGGGTTCAATTTCTTATTATATAATTCTACTATATAATTCTACAGCCTAACAGAAATTCCTTCCCGTATTTAGAGATTTCATTATACCTGAAAAATTACATTTTTTTGATAGATTATAAAATTAACAGTTTATCATATCGTTCCGTCGGTCTCCGCCTCTTTAAGTGCTGTTTGATACCGTTTGTAGCCCTCTGACACCGGTTCTTTGCTCAGCAGAGTTAACAAAAACAGTGTAACTAAACCTACCGCTGCCGATGGCCAGAGTGGTGCCACACCAAAGGGGCTGCCCGCAAAGTGCCAAATCGCGGCCAATGAACCACCGAGCAAGGTTGACCAGAAGGCGGCTGTGCTGTTCACCCGCGGCCAGAGCAATGCCATAACCAACACGATGCCGGCAACAGACCGGATCTGGAAAGCCCCTAACATTTGCCCAAGAATCGACGAGGCCTTCATCCCCAGGTACGTGGCTATAATTCCAATGACCAGGATCGTAATCTGCGAAAACCTTAACTGTTCCGCATCAGTTGCCTCAGGCTTAACTATCCCCTTGTAAAAATCTCTGGTCAGGGTCGTCGACACGATCAGCAGCAGGGCCGGGGCAGTGGAGAATATGGCGGCAATAATCGCCATCGCAGCCAGTCCGCCGATCCACGGTCCCACGTGGGCAGACATAGAAAAGAGCGCGTTTTTCGCCACAATTGTGGGCATGTGCACCTTGGCCGCCATACCGATCAGGGCCGGCATCAAGGCAAAGGGTAACACCAGAAAACCGCCTAGGGCGATCCCAGTATTGGCTTTTTTGAGGCTCTGCGCCCCAAAACAAACCCCAACCACAGTGGCAGCGGCAAAAAACGAGACCGCAGTCCCGATGCACCAGGCAACCACTGTCCAAAAGTCAGGTTGCGCGAAACTGAAAAACGAAGCAGGCAGGGTCGCTTTAAGTTGTCCATAACCGCCGACATGGTTCACACAGACAAAAGCGGCAATCCCCATGCCAAAGTACATCACGAAAGAGTGAACCACGTTCATCCAGGCCAGACCTTTCAATCCACCCGTCAAGGTCATAATGATAAAGATTGCTCCCACGATCCAGGCCATCAGATTATTATCCACTTTAAACATAGGACCTAAGATAGAAGCGGCTGCTGTCGGCTGTTGAGCAAAAATGATACCGTAAACCAAGCAGATAATCAAGAGCATGATCAAACGCGTCTTCGAGTCAAACAAAACCTTATACGCTTCGGGTACAGACATCACGCCAAATTTAGCACCAACTACACGGTAGAACTTGGAGACGAAAATAACAAAGACCAAACAACCGACGACCATTCCCCAGTTAGCCCAGACGGATGAAAATCCCATCCTAAACGCTTCGGCCGCGTTACCAATCGTCCCGGCGCCGGCGATCAGTTCAGCAAACAACAAGGGGATAATCAAAGCCACACCCAGTCCCCTTTTCGCGACAAAGAACTCCTGAATACTCTTATTGGTTTTACTCAGATAAAGACCAATCCCAATCGTTAACGCCATATAGGTAATCATTATAGCAGCAGGACTCACTGTTTTCCCCCCCATTCAAAATTAACCGAAATTACTCGTTAAAACATAGAAAATTCCATCAATATAAAGCCTTGGAAACTTAATAACCTCTTTCCTATATACTTCACCTCCTTTTCTTTTGATTACCCCTTTTTTTGATTAGGGAAACAATTTTTAACTTATAAAATATTGATTATTGCGCAAAATGTATTAATTTTGTTGCCATTCTGTCTTTTTTGAATATTTGGGGTAAAAATAAAACCAACACGACAGAAAACAACCTTAACTCTGCTGTGTTGGTTTATCGGCAGCCAGTACTAACACTTTCCGCCACAATCCACCATATTATATCTTTTTTCCAATAACTACTCGGTTATGTTCAATAAGTTAAGTCGTGGATGGTTATTAATTACCTGCTTCTAGCTACTAACTATTATATTACTGCTTGTGATTATTTATTTCTACAAAAATCAAAATTATCCTGCTGTGATTTGTGTAAATTTTATATTTTTTAAATTTTTCCCCTTTTCCATCCAGATAATTTATAGTCTATGCTTGACGTTCGTAGCTTTGTCCACTTTTAAAGGTTGTTGGCTGTTTTCTCATTTAATCCTCCAGCCACCTTGAACAATTCACGGTTTGGTTTTGGCCAATTTACTCGCGTATAGTTGGTCGACGATATGTTTTCAACACCAGCTGTTTTCAGTTCGTAGTCAACATCCTTATCAATGACGATTAACAGGTAGCGGTCATTGCGTTCCATATTGATGTCCCAGCAAGCGGTGATAATCTTGGCGCCCAAATATTCATCGATAATCTGTTGAAACTCCGGGATTGACGCCCGGATAATATCTTTTCTAATACGACGCAGTTTTTCGATCCCGTCGGGCTGGTTCCTGATTACCTTTTCTACACTGGTGATAGTAGATAACCACAGGACTAAAATAAAATTCCCGTATACTTTTACACACACGTCTTTTGGCCCACGTCCTAGAGTACGGGCGTGCAGGCGAGTAAAAGCACTTCTCAATCCATCTTCTAACTGTCCTTTCGTGCGAATGTTCACACAAACCCTCCTCTCAATAATACCAGGAGGCAAAAGTCCGTGGTTAAACAAGAACTATCCTCGGCTTTTTCAATTTGGACAACAAACTTTAAAGATTATTAAAATTCAGATGTTCTTGTTCCTGTTCCAGGACCCTCCCCGGGTAATGAAATCATCCAGCACGACACATCAGATCCGCGCTTAGAGCACTAATCGCCCATATTATCCCCCCCCTTTTCGGGAAAACGCCTTGACATTCCTACAGCGGAATGTTACCGTGCTTCTTAGCGGGCCGCGTTTCTTCCTTGGTCAGCAGCATATGCAGAGCCGCGATTAACTTCGGCCGGGTCTCCTGCGGTTCGATGACCGCGTCCACAAATCCCCGCTGCGCCGCCACATAAGGATTGGCAAACCGTTCCGTGTATTCCTCAATCTTTTGCTGCCGTACAGCCTTCGGATCCTCGGCTTTGGCGATCTCATCCTTGAAGATGATATTCGCCGCCCCCTCCGGTCCCATGACCGCGATCTGCGCCGTCGGCCACGCAAACACCTGGTCGGCCCCCAGGTCCCGGCTGCACATGGCCAGGTAAGCGCCCCCGTAGGCTTTTCGAGTCACCAGGGTGATCTTCGGCACCGTCGCTTCGGAATAGGCGTACAGCATCTTGGCCCCGTGGCGGATGATCCCGCCGTACTCCTGTCCAGTCCCGGGTAAGAAACCAGGCACATCGACCAGGTTCAACAGCGGGATGTTGAAGGCATCGCAGAACCGGATGAACCGCGCGGCTTTATCCGACGCGTTCACGTCCAGGCAGCCCGCCATGTAGTTCGGCTGGTTGGCGATGATCCCGATGGTGTACCCGTCCAGGCGGGCGAAGCAGGTGATGATGTTGCGGGCGTAGTACGGCTGAACTTCCAGATATTGTTTGTTGTCTACGATGGCGGCGATCACTTTCTTCATGTCGTAGGGCCGGTTCGCTTCGTCTGGCACGATGGTGTTTAAAGCCGGTTCAACCCGATCAGCCACGTCATACGGTTCCCGATACGGGGTCCCCTCCGCGTTGTTGCTGGGCAGATAGCTCAGCAGGTCGCGGATCATCTGAATGCATTCTTCTTCGTTGGCCGCCGCGAAGTGCGCTACCCCGCTGGTCTGGTTATGCGTCATCGCCCCGCCCAGTTGCTCGGCCGTGACTTCTTCTCCCGTTACCGCTTTGATGACCTGCGGGCCCGTGATAAACATCTGGCTGGTCCCTTTGACCATGAAGATAAAGTCGGTCAGGGCGGGAGAATAGACCGCTCCTCCAGCGCACGGCCCCATGATCACCGAGATCTGGGGAATGACGCCAGAGGCGATGGTGTTGCGGTAGAAGATTTGTCCGTATCCACTTAATGCGTCTACCGCTTCCTGGATCCGGGCCCCGCCCGAGTCGTTGAGGCCAATCACCGGGGCCCCCATTTTTAAAGCCATGTCCAGCACTTTGCAGATCTTCTTGGCGTGCATTTCTCCCAGAGAGCCGCCAAGCACTGTGAAGTCCTGGGCAAAGACGAAGACCAGCCGGTCGTCAATTGTCCCGTAGCCAGTGACTACTCCTTCGCCTGGGGCTTCAACTTCCGCCATGCCGAAGTTTGTGCACCGGTGCGTGACAAATTTGTCCAGTTCCTGAAAACTCCCTGCGTCGAGCAGACGTTCGATCCGTTCGCGGG
The Bacillota bacterium genome window above contains:
- a CDS encoding DUF2294 family protein, producing the protein MNIRTKGQLEDGLRSAFTRLHARTLGRGPKDVCVKVYGNFILVLWLSTITSVEKVIRNQPDGIEKLRRIRKDIIRASIPEFQQIIDEYLGAKIITACWDINMERNDRYLLIVIDKDVDYELKTAGVENISSTNYTRVNWPKPNRELFKVAGGLNEKTANNL
- a CDS encoding methylmalonyl-CoA carboxyltransferase, whose translation is MSTLDKIADLKERSQKIEQGGGQKRIDKQHAEGKLTARERIERLLDAGSFQELDKFVTHRCTNFGMAEVEAPGEGVVTGYGTIDDRLVFVFAQDFTVLGGSLGEMHAKKICKVLDMALKMGAPVIGLNDSGGARIQEAVDALSGYGQIFYRNTIASGVIPQISVIMGPCAGGAVYSPALTDFIFMVKGTSQMFITGPQVIKAVTGEEVTAEQLGGAMTHNQTSGVAHFAAANEEECIQMIRDLLSYLPSNNAEGTPYREPYDVADRVEPALNTIVPDEANRPYDMKKVIAAIVDNKQYLEVQPYYARNIITCFARLDGYTIGIIANQPNYMAGCLDVNASDKAARFIRFCDAFNIPLLNLVDVPGFLPGTGQEYGGIIRHGAKMLYAYSEATVPKITLVTRKAYGGAYLAMCSRDLGADQVFAWPTAQIAVMGPEGAANIIFKDEIAKAEDPKAVRQQKIEEYTERFANPYVAAQRGFVDAVIEPQETRPKLIAALHMLLTKEETRPAKKHGNIPL
- a CDS encoding sodium:solute symporter family protein is translated as MITYMALTIGIGLYLSKTNKSIQEFFVAKRGLGVALIIPLLFAELIAGAGTIGNAAEAFRMGFSSVWANWGMVVGCLVFVIFVSKFYRVVGAKFGVMSVPEAYKVLFDSKTRLIMLLIICLVYGIIFAQQPTAAASILGPMFKVDNNLMAWIVGAIFIIMTLTGGLKGLAWMNVVHSFVMYFGMGIAAFVCVNHVGGYGQLKATLPASFFSFAQPDFWTVVAWCIGTAVSFFAAATVVGVCFGAQSLKKANTGIALGGFLVLPFALMPALIGMAAKVHMPTIVAKNALFSMSAHVGPWIGGLAAMAIIAAIFSTAPALLLIVSTTLTRDFYKGIVKPEATDAEQLRFSQITILVIGIIATYLGMKASSILGQMLGAFQIRSVAGIVLVMALLWPRVNSTAAFWSTLLGGSLAAIWHFAGSPFGVAPLWPSAAVGLVTLFLLTLLSKEPVSEGYKRYQTALKEAETDGTI
- a CDS encoding butyryl-CoA:acetate CoA-transferase; its protein translation is MEMYRSKLVTAEEAVKVVKSGDWVRYGYSFTKPTALDMELAKRKDELYDVNIHCATCMRKFYTVEADPTTTHFRYNSGHMTGPERQLHDQGLCYYVPSQFGQSPDWFRMGYSKVNVAMLSVTPMDKHVYFNFGPQATFVKAVCDMAEKVIVEINPSMPKALGGFEECIHISEVDMIVEDPRADNPLPDIQAAPVSPEDAKIAEYIIEEIPNGACIQLGIGGVPRAVGEMIAKSDLKDLGVHSEMLVESMMTMYEAGKITGRYKTLDPGKIVYSFGLGSKKFWEWIDNNPALACCPVRYTNYPQYVMANDNAISINNGLEVDLTGQVCSESKGTRMISGSGGQLEFAFGSFFSRGGKSFLCMHSTYTKKGGRASRIVPTLTPGAVVTTPRPVVHYLVTEYGKVILKGKSEWQRAELIISIAHPDFRDDLIKEAQKLGIWRRTAKIE